Proteins encoded in a region of the Zea mays cultivar B73 chromosome 4, Zm-B73-REFERENCE-NAM-5.0, whole genome shotgun sequence genome:
- the LOC100283142 gene encoding protein binding protein isoform 2 (isoform 2 is encoded by transcript variant 2) has translation MDLPPLSHQALFAAVRSADAPAVRAVLADAEASATSLAALAAAQTDAGETALYVAAEAGSEEVVRLLLPLYDFEAATVRSRLDLDAFHVAAKQGHTGVVKEFLGRWPGLCSVCDSSNTSPLYSAAVKDHLDVVNAILDTDDSCIKIVRKNGKTSLHTAARIGYHRIVKALIERDPGIVPINDRKGQTALHMAVKGKNTDVVEELLMADVSILNVRDKKGNTALHIATRKWRPQNISM, from the exons ATGGATCTCCCGCCGCTCTCCCACCAGGCCCTCTTCGCCGCCGTCCGATCCGCCGACGCGCCCGCCGTCCGCGCGGTCCTGGCCGACGCCGAGGCGTCGGCCACCTCCTTGGCCGCGCTCGCCGCCGCTCAGACGGACGCCGGGGAAACCGCGCTGTACGTTGCCGCGGAGGCCGGCAGCGAGGAGGTCGTGCGCCTCCTCCTCCCTCTCTACGACTTCGAGGCAGCCACCGTCCGCTCACGCCTTGACCTCGACGCCTTCCATGTCGCCGCCAAGCAGGGCCACACCG GGGTTGTGAAAGAGTTCTTGGGGCGGTGGCCAGGGCTTTGCTCAGTCTGTGACTCTTCCAACACTAGTCCCCTCTACTCGGCTGCTGTCAAGGATCACTTGGATGTGGTAAATGCTATACTGGACACTGATGATAGCTGCATAAAGATTGTGCGGAAGAATGGGAAAACATCCCTACATACTGCTGCAAGAATTGGATACCATCGTATTGTCAAAGCACTCATAGAGAGAGATCCAGGAATCGTTCCGATCAATGATAGGAAGGGACAAACTGCACTTCACATGGCTGTGAAGGGCAAAAATACAGATGTAGTGGAAGAGTTATTGATGGCTGATGTTTCCATTCTCAATGTGAGGGACAAGAAAGGAAATACTGCTTTGCACATAGCTACACGGAAATGGAGGCCCCAG